In Asanoa sp. WMMD1127, one genomic interval encodes:
- a CDS encoding GH1 family beta-glucosidase, whose product MTIVEEATDAHLLRFPEGFRWGAATASYQIEGAAQAEGRSPSIWDTFARTPGKVDGGHTGDVACDHYHRYADDVALMADLGLGTYRFSVAWPRIKPDGSGPVNPRGLDFYDRLVDALLAAGITPMVTLYHWDLPQVLEDRGGWTNRDTAYAFAELAAATVARLGDRVSTWTTLNEPWCSAFLGYASGAHAPGRQDPRASFEATHHLLLAHGLGVSALRAGGAREVALTLNLTRVTPQDPVDPHDRAAAALVDGLQNRIFLDPVLKGRYPDDMRELFDRFGAAGTIHEGDAAVIAAPIDLLGVNYYQPCVVAAQVGAPPNPCYPGSEGVVYPAQDVPVTAMDWPVDPSGLADLLVRLSVDYPGTPLIVTENGASYVDTLVDGRVADANRIEYLDGHVRAVHDAIRRGADLRGYLAWSLLDNFEWAYGYDKRFGLVYVDYATQRRVPKDSALWFRDVIRRNGLTP is encoded by the coding sequence GGCGGCGCAGGCCGAGGGACGGTCACCGTCCATCTGGGACACGTTCGCGCGTACGCCGGGGAAGGTCGACGGTGGGCACACGGGCGACGTGGCCTGCGACCACTACCACCGCTACGCGGACGACGTCGCGCTGATGGCCGACCTGGGGCTGGGCACCTACCGGTTCTCGGTGGCCTGGCCGCGGATCAAGCCGGACGGGAGCGGCCCGGTCAACCCGCGGGGCCTCGACTTCTACGACCGCCTGGTCGACGCGCTGCTGGCCGCGGGCATCACGCCGATGGTCACGCTCTACCACTGGGACCTGCCGCAGGTGCTGGAGGACCGGGGCGGGTGGACCAACCGGGACACCGCGTACGCGTTCGCCGAGCTCGCCGCCGCCACGGTGGCCCGGCTCGGCGACCGGGTGTCCACGTGGACCACGCTCAACGAGCCGTGGTGCTCGGCGTTCCTCGGCTATGCCAGCGGGGCGCACGCGCCCGGCCGGCAGGACCCGCGGGCGTCGTTCGAGGCGACGCACCACCTGTTGCTGGCGCACGGCTTGGGCGTCTCCGCGCTGCGGGCGGGGGGAGCGCGGGAGGTGGCGCTCACCCTCAACCTGACCCGGGTGACGCCGCAGGACCCGGTGGACCCGCACGACCGGGCGGCCGCCGCGCTGGTGGACGGGCTGCAGAACCGGATCTTCCTGGACCCGGTGCTCAAGGGTCGCTACCCCGACGACATGCGGGAGCTGTTCGACCGGTTCGGCGCGGCCGGCACGATCCACGAGGGCGACGCGGCCGTCATCGCGGCGCCGATCGACCTGCTGGGCGTCAACTACTACCAGCCGTGCGTGGTGGCGGCGCAGGTCGGCGCGCCGCCGAACCCGTGCTACCCGGGCAGCGAGGGCGTGGTCTACCCGGCGCAGGACGTGCCGGTCACCGCGATGGACTGGCCGGTCGACCCGTCCGGGCTCGCCGACCTGCTGGTCCGGCTCTCGGTCGACTACCCGGGCACGCCGCTGATCGTCACCGAGAACGGCGCGTCGTACGTGGACACGCTGGTCGACGGCCGGGTCGCCGACGCCAACCGGATCGAGTACCTCGACGGGCACGTGCGCGCGGTGCACGACGCGATCCGCCGGGGCGCCGACCTGCGCGGCTATCTCGCCTGGTCGCTGCTCGACAACTTCGAGTGGGCGTACGGGTACGACAAGCGGTTCGGCCTCGTCTACGTGGACTACGCCACCCAGCGGCGGGTGCCCAAGGACAGCGCGCTCTGGTTCCGCGACGTGATCCGCCGCAACGGTCTCACGCCGTAG
- a CDS encoding M20/M25/M40 family metallo-hydrolase, with the protein MRIPRTIPILLTAAVTVALTATTGASPAAAAVPGPNIPLANVKAHLTQLQSIATANGGNRAHGQPGYLASVNYVRGRLDAAGYTTTVQSFSYGGATGYNLIADWPGGDTTNTVIVGAHLDSVAAGPGINDNGSGSAAILEVALEVARQGITPSRHLRFAWWGAEERGLIGSDFYVDSLSAAARANIEAYYNFDMVGSPNPGYFLYDGDNSDGTGAGPGPAGSAQLEAVLAAYFSSIGVPTEGTDFDGRSDYGPFIAAGIPAGGTFTGAEQRKTAAQAAKWGGSSGVAFDVCYHRSCDTTTNINDTALDRNTDAIAYAVWNVAVSPPAPPATVYSDTFETATGWTANPAGTDTATLGQWVRGDPAATTSSGAKQLGTTVSGTNDLVTGAAAGTSAGDFDVDGGTTTIQSPAITLPATGPLTLSFSWYLAHGSNSSSADSFQAAVVHSGGTTTLFTQAGAATNRNGAWATRTASLSAYAGQSVRIVFRAVDASTASLVEAGVDDVRITAG; encoded by the coding sequence ATGCGGATTCCTCGGACCATCCCGATCCTGCTGACCGCCGCGGTGACGGTCGCGCTCACCGCGACCACCGGCGCGAGTCCGGCGGCGGCCGCCGTGCCCGGACCCAACATCCCGCTGGCCAACGTCAAGGCGCACCTCACCCAGCTGCAGAGCATCGCAACGGCCAACGGGGGCAACCGGGCCCACGGGCAGCCGGGCTACCTGGCGTCGGTCAACTACGTGCGCGGCCGGCTCGACGCCGCCGGCTACACCACCACCGTGCAGTCGTTCAGCTACGGCGGCGCGACCGGCTACAACCTGATCGCCGACTGGCCGGGCGGCGACACCACCAACACCGTGATCGTCGGCGCGCACCTCGACAGCGTTGCCGCCGGCCCCGGCATCAACGACAACGGCTCCGGCTCGGCGGCGATCCTCGAGGTCGCGCTGGAGGTCGCCCGGCAGGGCATCACCCCGAGCCGGCACCTGCGGTTCGCGTGGTGGGGCGCCGAGGAGCGCGGCCTGATCGGCTCCGACTTCTACGTCGACAGCCTGAGCGCGGCCGCCCGGGCCAATATCGAGGCCTACTACAACTTCGACATGGTGGGTTCGCCCAACCCCGGCTACTTCCTCTACGACGGCGACAACTCCGACGGCACCGGCGCCGGCCCCGGCCCCGCCGGCTCCGCCCAGCTCGAGGCCGTGCTGGCCGCGTACTTCAGCAGCATCGGCGTGCCGACCGAGGGCACCGACTTCGACGGCCGCAGCGACTACGGCCCGTTCATCGCGGCCGGCATCCCCGCCGGCGGCACGTTCACGGGCGCCGAGCAGCGCAAGACGGCCGCGCAGGCGGCGAAGTGGGGAGGCTCGTCCGGCGTCGCGTTCGACGTCTGCTACCACCGCTCCTGCGACACGACGACCAACATCAACGACACCGCGCTCGACCGCAACACCGACGCCATCGCGTACGCCGTGTGGAACGTCGCGGTCAGCCCGCCCGCCCCGCCGGCCACCGTCTACAGCGACACGTTCGAGACGGCCACCGGCTGGACCGCCAACCCGGCCGGCACCGACACCGCGACCCTGGGCCAGTGGGTCCGCGGTGACCCGGCGGCGACCACGTCCAGCGGGGCCAAGCAGCTCGGCACCACCGTCAGCGGCACCAACGACCTGGTCACCGGCGCGGCCGCGGGCACCTCGGCGGGCGACTTCGACGTCGACGGCGGCACCACCACGATCCAGTCACCGGCGATCACGCTGCCGGCGACCGGCCCGCTGACCCTGTCGTTCTCGTGGTACCTCGCGCACGGCAGCAACTCCAGCAGCGCCGACTCGTTCCAGGCGGCCGTCGTGCACAGCGGCGGCACGACCACGCTGTTCACCCAGGCCGGCGCGGCCACCAACCGCAACGGCGCCTGGGCCACCCGCACGGCGAGCCTGTCCGCGTACGCCGGGCAGTCGGTCCGGATCGTGTTCCGCGCGGTCGACGCGAGCACGGCCAGCCTGGTCGAGGCCGGCGTCGACGACGTCCGGATAACCGCGGGCTAG
- a CDS encoding multidrug effflux MFS transporter, whose product MTLRQRVRLVVVLGSLIAIGPLTIDMYLPALPALTDDLSTTSTAVQLTLTGTLVGLALGQLLIGPVADAYGRRRPLLAGLALHVVASALCVVAPSIGVLGALRVVQGLGVAAATVVAMAVVRDLFSGTAFARLFSRLMLVMGLAPILAPTVGSAVLEATNWRGVFVALGLVGVLLTVTAAVALKETLPPERRRKGGVVDTVRTYGGLLGDRVFVGMVLVAGFAMAAVFSYVAGSSFVFQDQYGLDERQFGIAFGAGAVGLIAATQINVRLLRRYPPQRVLVAALAGGTGAGALLIAFAATGFGGLASLLAALWLVLFSGGLAMPNASAVAMSRHGEAAGTAAALLGAVQFGTGALAAPLVGVLGNDGLGMAVVVAGGMVAATLALLLVARPQRITEPEAVPVPA is encoded by the coding sequence ATGACCCTCCGGCAACGCGTCCGGCTCGTGGTCGTCCTCGGCTCGCTGATCGCCATCGGCCCGCTGACCATCGACATGTACCTCCCGGCCCTGCCGGCCCTCACCGACGACCTGTCGACGACGTCGACCGCGGTGCAGCTCACGCTCACGGGCACGCTCGTGGGCCTGGCGCTCGGCCAGCTCCTGATCGGACCGGTGGCCGACGCGTACGGCCGCCGCCGTCCCCTCCTGGCCGGCTTGGCGCTGCACGTGGTGGCCTCGGCGCTGTGCGTGGTGGCGCCGTCGATCGGCGTGCTCGGCGCGCTGCGGGTGGTGCAGGGTCTGGGCGTCGCCGCGGCCACCGTGGTCGCCATGGCGGTGGTCCGCGACCTGTTCAGCGGCACGGCCTTCGCGCGGCTCTTCTCGCGGCTGATGCTGGTGATGGGGCTCGCGCCGATCCTCGCGCCGACCGTGGGCAGCGCCGTGCTGGAGGCGACCAACTGGCGCGGCGTGTTCGTCGCGCTGGGCCTCGTCGGCGTGCTGCTCACGGTGACGGCCGCCGTCGCGCTCAAGGAGACCCTGCCGCCCGAGCGGCGCCGCAAGGGTGGGGTGGTCGACACGGTCCGCACCTACGGCGGGCTCCTGGGCGACCGGGTGTTCGTCGGCATGGTGCTCGTCGCCGGGTTCGCGATGGCCGCCGTCTTCTCCTATGTGGCCGGTTCGTCGTTCGTCTTCCAGGACCAGTACGGGCTCGACGAGCGCCAGTTCGGCATCGCGTTCGGCGCCGGAGCGGTCGGCCTGATCGCGGCGACCCAGATCAACGTGCGTCTGCTGCGCCGCTACCCGCCGCAGCGCGTGCTGGTCGCGGCGCTGGCCGGCGGCACCGGCGCCGGGGCCCTGCTGATCGCGTTCGCCGCGACCGGCTTCGGCGGGCTGGCCAGCCTGCTCGCCGCACTCTGGCTCGTGCTGTTCTCCGGCGGCCTGGCGATGCCCAACGCGTCGGCGGTGGCGATGTCGCGGCACGGCGAGGCCGCCGGAACCGCGGCCGCCCTGCTCGGCGCCGTGCAGTTCGGCACGGGCGCGCTGGCCGCGCCGCTGGTCGGCGTGCTCGGCAACGACGGCCTCGGGATGGCCGTCGTCGTAGCCGGGGGCATGGTCGCCGCGACCCTGGCGCTCCTCCTCGTCGCCCGCCCGCAGCGCATCACCGAACCGGAGGCTGTGCCCGTCCCGGCCTGA
- a CDS encoding NAD(P)/FAD-dependent oxidoreductase: MTGSINPARSEWDVVVVGGAPPGETISLYSSQAGLSVALVEQDRVGGECLYWACMPSKALLLPVQARNLAVDLPGMRQLVNGRRVDADAVMMRRDEITFHHDDKQPVDLMLSNGVDVIRGHGRLAGPHTVEVSDNGRTREITARQAVVLAPGTDAAVPPIPGLADARPWRSRDVTNMHEVPRRVVVIGGGVVACEAATWLRGLGVAELTLVFPGERLLGMKEPFVGELVRKAFEADGIVVRTGTPVTGVSRERVDDHGIGRVHGGPVTVTVGDGERIVADEVLVATGRVPNSRDIGLDTVGVETTDRGFVDVDDHLTVPGTDWLYVLGDLTGRALLTHMGKYHARIAGEVIAARAAGRPLDDRPYNPYTDVADTDGAPQVVFCDPEVASVGLTEAEALDREIPVEVVERDFAGIDGARLAREHYVGRAKLVIDNARDTLVGATFVGPGVSELLHAATVAVVGKVPVSALRHAVASFPTISEIWLYLLEELHQRRGRAAA; the protein is encoded by the coding sequence ATGACCGGATCGATCAATCCCGCGCGCTCGGAATGGGACGTTGTGGTCGTCGGGGGCGCGCCGCCCGGCGAGACGATCTCCCTCTACAGCAGCCAGGCGGGGCTCTCGGTGGCGCTGGTCGAGCAGGACCGGGTGGGCGGCGAGTGCCTCTACTGGGCCTGCATGCCGAGCAAGGCGCTGCTGCTGCCGGTGCAGGCCCGCAACCTGGCGGTCGACCTGCCCGGCATGCGGCAGCTGGTCAACGGCCGCCGGGTCGACGCCGACGCGGTCATGATGCGACGCGACGAGATCACCTTCCACCATGACGACAAGCAACCCGTCGACCTCATGCTCAGCAACGGTGTCGACGTGATCCGCGGGCACGGCCGGCTGGCCGGGCCGCACACCGTCGAGGTCAGCGACAACGGCCGGACCCGCGAGATCACCGCGCGGCAGGCCGTCGTCCTCGCGCCCGGCACGGACGCCGCCGTGCCGCCGATCCCGGGTCTGGCCGACGCGCGGCCGTGGCGCTCGCGCGACGTGACCAACATGCACGAGGTGCCCCGCCGGGTCGTCGTGATCGGTGGTGGCGTCGTGGCCTGCGAGGCGGCGACCTGGCTGCGCGGCCTGGGCGTGGCGGAGCTGACGCTGGTCTTCCCGGGGGAGCGGTTGCTGGGCATGAAGGAGCCGTTCGTCGGCGAGCTGGTGCGGAAGGCCTTCGAGGCCGACGGGATCGTGGTGCGCACCGGGACGCCGGTGACCGGAGTGAGCCGGGAACGGGTCGACGACCACGGCATCGGGCGGGTGCACGGCGGGCCGGTCACGGTGACCGTCGGCGACGGCGAGCGGATCGTCGCCGACGAGGTGCTGGTCGCCACCGGTCGCGTGCCGAACAGCCGCGACATCGGCCTCGACACCGTCGGGGTGGAGACCACCGACCGCGGCTTCGTCGACGTCGACGACCACCTGACAGTGCCCGGCACCGACTGGCTCTATGTGCTCGGCGACCTCACGGGGCGGGCGCTGCTGACCCACATGGGCAAGTACCACGCCCGGATCGCCGGCGAGGTGATCGCCGCCCGGGCCGCCGGACGGCCGCTGGACGACCGGCCCTACAACCCGTACACCGATGTCGCCGACACCGACGGGGCGCCGCAGGTGGTGTTCTGCGACCCGGAGGTGGCCTCGGTCGGGCTGACCGAGGCCGAGGCGCTCGACCGGGAGATCCCGGTGGAGGTGGTGGAGCGCGACTTCGCGGGCATCGACGGCGCGCGGCTGGCCCGCGAGCACTACGTGGGCCGGGCCAAGCTGGTCATCGACAACGCGCGGGACACGCTGGTGGGCGCCACGTTCGTGGGCCCGGGGGTGAGCGAGCTCCTGCACGCCGCGACCGTCGCGGTGGTCGGCAAGGTGCCGGTCAGCGCGCTGCGGCACGCGGTGGCCAGCTTCCCGACGATCAGCGAGATCTGGCTCTATCTGCTGGAGGAGCTGCATCAGCGGCGGGGCCGGGCCGCCGCGTAG
- a CDS encoding DUF6886 family protein, whose protein sequence is MRPAAGEVLHFSEDPTITRFVPHVAATSAEPDPYVWAVGYERAPDYWFPRDTPRAMAWVEPGTTPEDRERIIGAGSGVRVHAVEYRALEAMRAVRLYGYRLPAAPFRPIGAAAHALVATEPVEPLGPPEPVGDLFAAHEAAGIQLRVLPNLWPFWDAVVGSTLGHSGIRLRYAAARPRR, encoded by the coding sequence ATGCGCCCCGCCGCCGGAGAGGTCCTGCACTTCTCCGAGGATCCGACGATCACCCGGTTCGTCCCGCACGTGGCGGCGACCTCCGCCGAACCCGACCCGTACGTGTGGGCGGTCGGCTACGAGCGCGCGCCGGACTACTGGTTCCCGCGCGACACCCCTCGGGCGATGGCCTGGGTCGAGCCGGGCACCACGCCGGAGGACCGCGAGCGGATCATCGGCGCGGGCTCGGGTGTGCGGGTGCACGCCGTCGAGTACCGCGCGCTGGAGGCGATGCGCGCGGTCCGGCTCTACGGCTACCGGCTGCCGGCCGCGCCGTTCCGGCCGATCGGCGCGGCCGCGCACGCGCTCGTGGCGACCGAGCCGGTCGAGCCGCTCGGCCCGCCGGAGCCGGTCGGCGACCTGTTCGCGGCGCACGAGGCCGCCGGTATCCAGCTGCGGGTGCTGCCCAACCTCTGGCCGTTCTGGGACGCGGTGGTCGGCAGCACGCTCGGCCACAGCGGCATCCGGTTGCGCTACGCGGCGGCCCGGCCCCGCCGCTGA